ACCTCAAGGTGTTTTTtaaggagcttttttttttttacaagggaCGCACTGATCCAATATTGTCTTTTCCAAGTCTGACTGATACTTAACTTTTAATGCTGTGACTTATCCAGAGTTTTAACTAGAATAGTTAGTGTTTTAATTTCCAGTTACATTCATCCATTGATGTTTGGCTTATAGATTGTAAACTAGGATAAATAAGCTGTATTGGCTGAGACCCTGATTTGAGGTATCAGTAAAGGAAAGGTTGGATCAGTGCCCCCCCACCTTTGACCCCCAAAATGCAGAAACATCTCAACTGGTTGTTTGCAATATTATTGAGAACTATGTCCGTTTGTATTGTGTGTCTTAGATTGCCAGGTGTCCCAGGTGTCCTCCTCTTTAGGGACTTCATATTTTATAAGTTTCTAAATTtacaaatttgtgaaaattaaatctatatattgtgtatttttctaGAAACATATTTTCATTGTCAGAAACCTGAAGTCCTTTGGCTTGTTTAGCGACTTTATTTCATAAACAAGactcaaataaagaaatatgcAAACTCAATGTAACTCCCTTAAAAGCGATTAAAGATTTTATACTTTAACTCTggactcttcttttttttgtggttaTTAAAGTCAAAAACACCGAATGATTGTAAGAAGCACTGAATGCTTATTGTTGGAAGacttttatttcaaagttttaGTTATAAAAATGCCGTTCCAGGCTCATCTGTAGGAAGAACGATGCTTTTCTAAAATGCAATGTCAGAGCTCAAGTGTTCTGAGATCAGCAGCTCACCACGATGTAATCAAGCATCTGCTTCGAAGCCCCTCGGCACATTACAAGCAATTCTAAATATAAGAGACTGTGAAATTACAATTACTGAGGGGAAAATAGATATTAACATAACAAATTCATTTCTGCTTGAGAAAGGACCAGTAACCCCAGTACGTCCCGGCCTCGAACCTCAGTTCCCTGACTTGGTAACAAATAAAGTCCCTGGAGGTGACAGCAATCAAAACTAACCTTTAAATACTAATGGATTGTTTTCTAATGGAGTGATATCTGTGGAAAATACATGATTCTACTGTGCAAGCACTAGTGTACAATAAAAGAATGATTAGAATTTCATTTGTGTAATCTATGAGCAAGGCAACCACTAAGAAGAGGTGTGTTGTAAAgcgctgcttgtgtgtgtgtgtgcgtgtgtgtgtgtgtgttagtgagttGCTGCAAGCTGCATTCAGGTTTCTGCTCACTTGTTGCAGACATAACCTTGTGTTTGCTGATGCATCCACATTGAAATATCTCTGTGTAAGGGGCCTATTTCCTTTTCCCTATCTCCTGTTATAGTAAGTGAAACCATGCAGATCTAGGGTCTGTATGCGAGCGTATACAACCAAATCTGAtatttaaaacttcattttcaactCAGTTCCAACTGTATGCTCTTATATTTGTTACAGTGCATTCAGGATTATAGCTATATACAATGTTATTTGTACAAAATGCCAATGCCTGTCCCTGGCGTCTTATAAACAAAGTGTACAGGTAGATACATCTCGCTGCAGCACAGAGGCTGAGAGCAGTATTGCTTTGTTGTGATCTGCAGACACAGCGTCCGTGTGTGTTCAGATCGAGCACGGCTCCGTACGTCACGTTATAATGTCTCTCAGGAACACAGGTAAGTTTCAGTGTTGTCCTCAGGGGAGTGTGTCTCAcgccgtgtgtgtgtcagagagagagtgtgtccaGACTGGGATAGCTGCTCAGTGTCTCAGCACCATTAGTGTCCATATTAAGGTGTCCAGAGGACTTTGGCCCTTCATTGAGAGCCTTTGTCGATCAACCAGGAAATGTCTCCAGTCCTACAAGACAGAAACATCCATGAGACACATCGTACACACACGTTCATCAAGTCCCTCAGTGACGGTTTCCTGCATGGGTTCATTATGAGTGAaatggaaaagaggaaaagtttgtattttttccGTACTTGCCAAGTCGTGATAACAtccttcaattttttttttggtttgcaTTATTAGAAATGAAAGACATGAAGAACACTACAGTCAAATCAAACCCTCAACGCacagagacaaaacacacagatattTACAGTAGAGTGGAGTAATAGCAATATAGCAACACTTTACACAGGTCGGGTAGGTCCATAATATTACAATTATATGTTTATGTattgtgtttaaatgtgatatattaattatgattaCACCAATATTGTATTGTTATAGTTGGtagataaaacattttgttcTATCTGCTCCCAACTTATTATAACCTCAACACAAATATGTAAACACcatatatttttgaattcttTGTTAAAAGCAAACAAATTAGAAATATTACTTGAGACATGGTCTCATAACTGTTTGTGTCTATCATTCCTACTTAGTTATAAATTACACAGTTTTTCCAGAAAATCTTTATAGAAATGATCAGGAGGTTATTTAACCACCAAGTGTCACTCATGAAGGAAAACaactgctgtgattgtttttcAGGCCTCTGACTCTTTTCAAAGTCAATTCGTTTGGCTTGTATAATACTCTCTCCATGTGACCACGGTCACAAGCTCCACAGCTCGTCGAGtgactttgtttgttttcttcacagTAAAAACTTGAGAACACCTAAAGAACGGCTATTGTAAGCGTGACCGGTTTCTGGGAAGGAGACTTACTCCACATCTCGTTTCTTAATCGTCTTTCCGGACCCTAAGACCTCGGCCACACGGGACACAATGGGATCATAGTTCATGCTGGCTACAGCCACCACCTCCTCACTCCTATAGCCGGAGCACAGGAccagacaaagagaaacaatCAATTATCagaaacaaattattaaaattacTTCACAAATACAGTTAAAAAGAATGTtgctttgttttatatattctaGTGTAATTGATGAAGTAAAAATCAATCGTATAAAAAGCTTTACCTGGTATAGAAAGCTACAAATCTCAGTTCATCCAGATCTCCTTGaataatgacatcatcaaatcCTTCTCCGTAACCTTCACCaatagaaagaaacaaaaaccagTTCAGGCTTCACACTGGATCAGGTCTCTAGGCTACTTGTGTTTAGTTTGACAGTTTGAAGGCAGCTGCAACTTTTCGACCCCTTTGTCTGGCAGCACGTCGGCCTCAGGACGCTGACCTCAGACCTACCTGCGTAGCGTATGGTCTTCCCAAACATGGCGGACCAGAAGTAAGGCACCGTTTTCATCTCAGTTGGTCGGCCCATCATACAGAGAGCTGCcactcttcctgtcagtcagggtgggaagaaaaaaatgtaCGTTTTCAATCTGATATTGTCTTTGAGCATGTACAGGACACCATCGCCACAATAAGTCACTAGAGCTTTAGGTCCAGCAGTCACACACTCACCATGTACGTGAGCCATCTGCCAGTGAGGGATGTTCACCTTCTTGTTGTTGCGTGGCGAGAAAGGAAACATCACCACATCTCCCCCGGCAAAGACGCCATCAACATTCGTCTGCATCATCtgaggggggaaataaaaaaataaataaaaacaaaatggaatGCAAACACTTTAGTTGTGCAGAGCAGTTTGCTGTTACTCGCCTTGTTGACGGTGATGAAGCCCTTGGAGTCGACGTGGAGGCCGCTCTGTTTCACGAAGCCCGTTGCAGGAACACTTCCTGCAGGAGAGAGGACTCGTTTACATAATGTCCAGTTGAATACACAGCTCGCAACAACACACATGAACTGTAACAATATGTCACTGCAGAAAGAAGACGGAGTTTAGATCATGTCTGACATCACCTGCCCCGatgacacacacatcagcccGCAGGACTTTCCCACTGTTCAGCAGCACCTCCTTCAGCtgtgaaacatgaaaaacagaGCCCCGCTTTCAGTTTGCTTCTTTTTGTCCTTACATCGTTAAGAGGGAAAACTGTGGTGTCATAAAACATGGTGCAATGATTCCACTGTTCCAATTTACACCCTGTTTACCACACAGTGGAATAAATGTAGCCTTCACCATTTTATTCAAAGGTCCAATAAAAGAGTGGAAGGACTCTATAGAATAAACTAGGAATATCTGTCCTGACACATATGATATAAGCAGTTAATTCAATGGTCTTGttgttttatctatttattcatttatttcttgtCTATCTTTGATTccgtgttattttatttcactctaATGTATAGAGGATCTGGGAGTGTGGGGTTCTGAAATGGACAATTATTCGATGTGTGATTTGAAATTTCAATTAACAGATTTACTAAGAAAAGATGTAGTGTATGATCAGAATCGGCCCTTTTGTTCCTGCGTTAGTAAGCGTGTGGTTATGCAGaaaatgatgatgtcacagtgaagttGACCTTTCACCTTTTGTACTTACAATCAAATTTGTGGAAAACGTTGCATTATTAGTGCATGAATTCTTGAGTTACGGCCCAAAACGTGTCTTttaaggtcacggtgaccttgaGCTTTGACTTTTAACCAACaatttctaatcagcaatagtTGGAGATTCAATTTCCAGGGGATTTAAAGTTGTAACACGTCCACCAATTGCTTTAATTACTTGTGTTTCTAATCAGACTCATCTTCACTGCATATTGAACAGGAGGAGGGTTGTGCTTCCGAGAATCATGTCATGCTGTTTCTCTCACTTTCTGAATACCTGTCCATGATGGCCAATCATCTCTGACACCTCATTCAACATGTAGAACTTCACCCTGTTGGCCTCGaacagctgcagagacagaacacaCCACGCACACGTTAATACAAAGCAGCGACAGGGAGAACTCACGGCTGGGTTTCCTTATGCCTGCATGATCGATCACTGCTAAAGAGGAGATTAACACTCCCCTTTGTGGCGTCTGCAGTATTGACCAGAAAAACATGACTTGCATCTTAACTAGTAggttttctatctctctctcagggATAGTGCTGATGATAGGATTGCGGGGATGCTTCATGTGCTAAACAGCTTGATTTCCCAGGAGTGCGTCCCTACCTTCATTATGGCTTTCCCTACTTTCTCCCCGAGAGCTTTTTTAAAGGGGACGGACTCGATCCCTATGACAGAGACCGAGTGGGCCTTGTCAGTTAGAGCTGCAGCCACCTCCATACCtgccaacacaacaaaaaacaattaaGGCATGTCGTACATGGTGCAAAGTGACACAGAATTAAAGGAAAAAcctggatgaatgaatggagaaGCCAAATGTGTACAGTTGGACATGGACAACAAAGTCAGGGCTTgctgacacttggatgacaccacaggagcaatgttaaggcatgttgtgtttttatgttgttttgttatgtttgataagtgttttgtggattcaaacacttcacccacccctccatcggcgtAGCGATgtaagtagataatgagtgcattttcattttggggtgaactatccctctaATAAGAAAGAAAATTCTTGTATGTGTACGTGTTGCAAGagctctgtgaatgtgtgtgtgtgtggatgggtgaTTGTGATCTGTAACGTACAGCACAAGAGGGAGAACCTATGTGTTTCTGTTTAGACCATTTCTAAGTCTTTGAGGTAAGATCTAAACCCACCAGCTGTGAAAGGCCTTAGAAAAACTTCAGAGACAGAGTTTTCAAACCCATAgatgatgatgaatgatgaTAAATGGGTTACTGCCGAGACTGAAGCCGTTTGTGGTGATGAAACACTAACTTTAATCTTAAATAAGCAAAGCACgttttaaatgtgtctttttcTCACCGACAAACGACGTTCCAACAATCACGGCGTTCTTGTTGTTGGCCAGCCTCGCTATGCTGTTAGCATCGTCAGGCGTCGTGAGGTGAAACACGTTCCTGACGTCTTTGCCTCTGAAGCTCATTGGTATGGGTCTTTCAAGAAGGAAATGGAAGTGTtagattatatatttataatctcagtaaataaaaaaaattgtgttctTACTTGCTGCCTGTAGCGATAAAGAGTTTCCTGTACTCCATCCTCAGGCCGTCTTCAAATGTCACAGATCGCGTTTTCACGTCTATCGCTACAGCCTGAAATGAGCAGGTTAGTTAGCAGGTTGGATGCTTGCCTAAATATCatattaaaaactttaaaagccGTGATTAATCCTGATTGAATGAAATTACTTGATAGACTATAAGGACCATTACCCATACTCATGTCATTAACCCCAATTAATCAGTGTTTTCCAGCTCTCACCTCCTTCTCTGTGAGCAGTTCAATGTCGTGCTCCTGCAGAAAGTCCATGGAGCGCAATCTCAGCTGCTCTGCTGTGCTGTCGAGAGACTGAGGGTTTGCAAGTTAGTGCTGAGAACAGAAAATGAtctatcttttctttgtttatttccaCGTTCATGCATCAACTTACCCTTTCAAGTCATAAAAGACATATATGCTCATATTTaggttaataattaatatttaggTTATTTCTTGAAATGTtcggaaaaaaaacatcactgtcTTCGAACATCGCTGcaactcctcttttcagcctctgtctgaaacacttggttttagctcctgtctctttaagggccccctcctgataaagccc
The genomic region above belongs to Pleuronectes platessa chromosome 4, fPlePla1.1, whole genome shotgun sequence and contains:
- the LOC128438870 gene encoding apoptosis-inducing factor 3, which produces MREVDLGSGRALLIKEHGEFSAMGHKCPHYGAPLVKGVLSKGHVRCPWHGACFNIATGDLEDFPGLDSLPVFQVRVEKDKVIIRANKQALLSQRRSKPMSRCSAVINSSTGFSHVLIIGSGPAALVCAETLRQEGFTDRIVMCTMDRHPPYDRTKLSKSLDSTAEQLRLRSMDFLQEHDIELLTEKEAVAIDVKTRSVTFEDGLRMEYRKLFIATGSKPIPMSFRGKDVRNVFHLTTPDDANSIARLANNKNAVIVGTSFVGMEVAAALTDKAHSVSVIGIESVPFKKALGEKVGKAIMKLFEANRVKFYMLNEVSEMIGHHGQLKEVLLNSGKVLRADVCVIGAGSVPATGFVKQSGLHVDSKGFITVNKMMQTNVDGVFAGGDVVMFPFSPRNNKKVNIPHWQMAHVHGRVAALCMMGRPTEMKTVPYFWSAMFGKTIRYAGYGEGFDDVIIQGDLDELRFVAFYTRSEEVVAVASMNYDPIVSRVAEVLGSGKTIKKRDVETGDISWLIDKGSQ